A window of the Chloroflexus sp. Y-396-1 genome harbors these coding sequences:
- the hisIE gene encoding bifunctional phosphoribosyl-AMP cyclohydrolase/phosphoribosyl-ATP diphosphatase HisIE, whose protein sequence is MVDITDSSLLPVIVQHARSGEVLMLGYMNEEALTATRTSGFVTFYSRSRQRLWQKGETSGHTLRVVEILQDCDGDALLILAEPAGPTCHTGRPSCFFRDLSESEVKSPLPPVAILAYLADRIHARRSTDPSTSYTARLLHGGVDRIGKKIGEEAAELIIAAKNGNPAEIAYELADLIYHSLVLLEQQGVPTEAVWAELTRRYQAS, encoded by the coding sequence ATGGTAGATATAACCGATTCTTCACTACTACCGGTTATCGTACAGCACGCTCGCAGTGGTGAAGTGCTGATGCTGGGATACATGAATGAAGAAGCACTGACTGCGACTCGTACAAGTGGATTTGTGACGTTTTATAGTCGTTCACGTCAGCGGCTCTGGCAGAAGGGTGAAACGAGTGGCCACACGCTGCGCGTTGTCGAAATCCTGCAAGATTGTGATGGCGATGCTCTTCTTATCCTGGCAGAACCGGCTGGCCCAACATGTCATACGGGCCGGCCAAGTTGTTTCTTCCGTGATCTGAGCGAGAGCGAAGTGAAAAGCCCGTTGCCACCCGTGGCCATTCTGGCCTACCTGGCCGACCGCATTCACGCCCGTCGCAGTACTGATCCTTCCACGTCGTACACTGCCAGATTACTCCACGGTGGTGTTGACCGTATTGGTAAGAAGATCGGTGAAGAAGCAGCCGAGTTGATTATCGCCGCTAAAAATGGAAATCCGGCAGAGATAGCCTACGAATTGGCCGACCTGATCTACCATAGCCTGGTTCTACTTGAACAACAGGGGGTACCCACCGAAGCGGTTTGGGCCGAACTGACTCGTCGTTATCAGGCCTCGTGA